The sequence TCGTTATATTTGCCAGTTTAACGTCTTACTACAAACTCCTCCTTTGAACTCCCTCCCTCTTGTGTTATATCTGACAGGGCCGACAGGAAATAACATGCCCTCAAACCAGACATGACAAGTGACAGTGGAAGGATGATCAACATGATGGAGGCACCGGGCAGAAACACCAACTTTTCATATGAGCAGGAAGTCCCCTCACCCAGCATGTCCATTGACAAGCTGCTACCGGCTCTCCTGCAGTGCTTTGGGATAATACTGTGTGGATACATCGCAGGGAGGGCAAACATCATCACCTCCACACAGGCCAAAGGATTGGGGAATTTTGTGTCTAAGTTTGCCCTCCCAGCTCTGCTGTTCAAGAACATGGTGCTGTTGGACTTCGGGAATGTCATTTGGCCATTTCTATGGAGCATCCTCATTGCCAAAGTGTCTGTGTTTTTCCTTGTCTGCGTTCTCACGCTGATAGTTGCCAGTCCTGAGAGCCGCTATAGTAAAGCTGGGCTTTTCTCAATATTTGCCACCCAAAGCAATGACTTTGCCCTGGGATATCCCATTGGTGAGTATAATGCCTTTTAAGCCTACCACACACATTGCTTTTCATTCACTGCTGCAACTGTAATCATGCTGTCCTTATGTTTGTCCACTCATCAAATCAAAAGTGTAATTATCCATGTGTAACTGTAAACTACCTCAGCTGAAGTTGATATCATTGTGCTCACAACTTTCCCTTTTTAGATTGTTATTCCTGAGAACATTTAGATTCATTATTTTATACTCGCAAACATTTGGACAAATGGAATaacatctatatatctatataattAACATCCTTGCAATTACACTCACAGCTATAtataactatgtgcaatattatattattattattattagtattagtattattattaataatgctatGATAATGTGCAATTACGTAACTGCCACTACGTTTTAATTTTTGCACTACTAACTACTGAAAACTACTGAATACTGCTAATAATGATTGCATTGATTGTGTGACCATCTATGTTtctatgtttcatgttgtcggtggatgtttgattgctctttttctgctgtgtttgttgtatttcgttactgttactgttactctggcacaacaatttccttcgggatgaataaagtcttatcttatcttatcttatcttatctctgaTCATCCTTATCTTCCAGTAAGGGAATTTAAATGTTATACAAGCATACTCATGCTCTATAAGCATGCTGATGCTTCTGATCATATTATTATAGAATAAACAAACCCTTTAAGCATGATTGATTAACTGACCGTTATAGATATTTCTAAATACAGTAGTAACAACAGCACAGGTAACAGTATGGCCCAGGTACTTTATATGTAAACAGTCCTTACACTAGAAAAATGATGTAAATCAGATATTTATGTAAGCCTGGACTTTTGCAGCTTTGTGTGTATTAAGCCAATATGTCATACTTTGGCACTACATGTTCCAACAAGTCAGATTCGCAGAGTACGTCAATATTGAGCTATTTGTTTTCATCTTTATCCACAGTGGAGGCCCTTTACAAGAGCACATACCCAGAGTACCTGCAGTACATCTACCTGGTGGCACCGGTGTCCCTGATTCTTCTAAACCCCATTGGCTTTGCTTTCTGCGAGATCCAGAAGTGGAAGAATGAGGGAAACCACCAACAGAGAAAAATCCTGATCGTGGGGCTTGTAGTGTTGCAGGTCCTGAAGAACCCTATCGTGTTCATGGTTGTCATCGGCATCATCGGCCATTTTGCCCTCCATCAGACAATTCCTCCCTTCATGGCTTCATTTCTTGATGGCTTGGCCAACTCTTTCGGGGGAGCAGCTCTGTTCTACTTGGGTCTGTCCATGGTGGGACAGTTGGGGAAATTAACCAGATCCTCAGTCGTGACACTGATTTTACTCACAACAGCGAAACTGTGAGTGGAAAAAACTAAGACCTTTGCTTAATGTGCATTTTGAACAAGGGAGGATTCAGTGTTATCAGATGAACTCTTAATGTGTTCTGGGAGTGTAGATAGTCGTCAGGTTAGAGCTTTGGAGAGTGCTCCCAACATGTTGTTTTGTGCTTATGGTTTGTGTGAGTCATGcctttcacagaacacaagaCTTGTATTAAAGCATGACTTGTCATAGCTGTTAGGAAGGCGTAGCATGATAATAACTAGTGTATGTTgtttatacactgaacaaaaatataaatgcaacacttttgtttttgctcagaatgggagcaaaaacaaaagtgttgcgtttctatttttgttcagtgtatattccTAACATTTTTCAGTTAACTAACTCTCAGGTAATGATTTATGACACCGGCCTTTTGATTTCACCTTCAGGTTGCTGATGCCGCTGATTTGTAAGGACATGGTGGATTTATTGGACAATACCAACACCAGCTCATTGAACCACTCAAGCCTATCCAATTATGCCTTTCTTTATGGCGTGTTTCCCACTGCACCAAGTGTGGCCATCTATGCTGTTTATTACAACGCAGAGCTAGAAGTTGTAAGTTGTTTACGAGTCAACATCCTATCTGCCATTCAGATGCTAAcaattcattttattttttacttaacATAAATAGTATTCTTCTTCCTGACAGGTAACCTCTGGGATGGTGATCAGCACTTTTCTCTCAGCTCCAATAATGTATGTTTCTGCCTGGTTACTTACGATGCGCGGGATGGATCCTCAGCTTTTGATGAATTCACTGCTGAGTGTCAGCTTTAATATAAGCATAGTGACCTTGGTTGCACTGGTAAGTCTGATATGTGTTAACTTGTTGTTGGTTAATGTTTTATAACTGTGATTGTATTGGctggttatttttgttttatctcAGTATGTGGAATCTGGGTTCAAAGGGAAGTCCTGACTCATAAACCCTTTGCTAAAGCATTCTCTACCTCTGAACTTAAAGCATTTGGGCCTGCAATTACTTTAGTAAGTTATTTCCATAAAACTGCACAATTCACTACTGCTACTACACATCTGCTGTGgaatgaaaagaaaacacaaacaTGTGGCTTCTTGTGAGATGTTCGAACCACTGTGGCAGATAGACATAAAAAGGCTTCGTCATTTAGAGGATGTGTGACCGAACAGATGCTTTACTGGCTTGAGAACTTACTTCCTCATTCAATTCCACTTTCAGGAACCTGCAACCTGTTGCAAAAAACAAtgactaggcaaggcaaggcaaggcaaggcaaggcaaggcaaggcaaggcaaggcaaggcaaggcaaggcaaggcaaggcaaggcaaggcaaggcaaggcaaggcaaggcaaggcaaggcaaggcaaggcaaggcaaggcaaggcaaggcaaggcaaggcaaggcaaggcaaggcaaggcaaggcaaggcaaggcaaggcaaggcaaggcaaggcaaggcaaggcaaggcaaggcaaggcaaggcaaggcaaggcaattatagcacctttcagcaccaggcaattcaaggtgctttacaaaaatgaaagacattaaggcatttaaaaacagtaaaagataatagaagaaacatttaaaaaaaaaaaaaaaaagacattaagaaaatggcatttaaaatcagttattaaaaagaaaagctaataaaataaacattaaaagttacagtgcagtctaagatatgaatagttcaattattttggttcttgatttttaatttattcacagaacctccctttggaaatccgaacatttccgtcccgattgttaatttagactgattgttttcaccatgttatgctcgcatgacatccacaatcggaatAATCTTTGTTGTGATGAAATATGTATACAGTTGTGTATTCTGCAGTATCTTTTACTACCTTGTTAGTCTCCATTCTTTCATTCTCTTATTTCACCTGTCCTTTGCTTTTCAAATGAAATACCAGCAAATAATGTTGAATAATGATAGTTATTGACATGTCTTCGTGTTGGACGACATGTataatttaaaatgtgtgttttccctcACAGGTTTGGACAATTGCTGTCATATTTTTAAGTAAAAAATTCAAGAGGCTACCTCACATGTTTacaatcaaccttttttttgcaCAGGTGAGCAAACTTGCACATTTTCTCTGAATTGATTTTATGATCCATTATTCAAATTGACCAAACATCTACCTGCAGGTGTAACCTCATAAGTAAATGCAGTTCTTTTTTATTGTTTGGTCGGTAGCTCCTAACTTGTGTTGGGATGATTCTGTGGAACTTTATGGTGAAAGAAGACAACTTCACCGGGCAGGTCCTGACGTTCACATTAATATGTACCTCCCTCTACAGTAGCTTTGTTTGGCCAGGTATGCAAACAACTCTCCATCCACTTTAACCTCACATTAAAATGCATACATTTAATTTGGTGATCTCTGAAGACTGAAGTTTTTTTGCTAATTCTGTAATGTGTTGTTTATCATTATAGGATTGATAGCACTCTCTCTTGTGCTCATGAAGAGGCATGAGGATGTGAAAGTCTTACCCGGCACGTTCCTCATTGCTGGCTGGGGGTGAGTCTCTTTTAAAGAAGACTAAAAACAGAAATGAAACTAACCCAGATGGTCTGGTCTACTAAAAGGTCCGCCATGTTGGGGATTTTAGATTAAAGTacattcatttaaaaatgtaatcagAAACGGAGTGTCATTGAGAGGATTTACATTTGACATCTTGATACTGTAATTGATTTGAAATGTTGTCTCTATATTGACAGTATCCCAGCCTCAATAACAGCTGTGTTGCTCATTTCTGGGACAAAAGTGCCTGACACTATTGACTCAGCTTTCTTTTATGGCAAACCACaggtaacaacaacaacatctaaATCtttcatgttttctgccattttTTAACCTGCAGAGAAATACTTAAAAGCCTACATGTCTGTATGTGCATTATTTTACAGATAATATGCACCACGGTTGTGCTAGCTCTCAGTATACTGCTGGGAGGGAGCTCTCTTATATGTCTCAGCAGAGGAAGCTGGGCCCACACTGAGGAAAGCTCTGCAGAGGATCTTGTAACTGAGGATGATCCGGAGAACCAGTCTCTGTTTGAGCCAACCGCCCCATCAGGAGATCCCAACGGaggtaatttattttaaagaggCCATTCAACTGAGACTTTTATTCAACATTTCAACATTTGTTTGAATGTCACCTTTAAGATTCTGAATAAATAACCCAGTTCTGCCACTGTTGGAGAAACATACTCTTTCTTTTATATGAATATGATTTGAAAGATACTAGTGTGTTGCAGACAATCATGAttctaacataaaaacaacGACAATTTAAACATGTGGTTAAGAGAATACAGTAGGTACCATTCACATAAAGAGTAGcatgaaaacatttaattaaagatAGTAATATGTTATAAGTATTACTCTCATCTTCATTAGAGGGTTAATCTTGTTCTGTATTACTCGTACTGTGTGTGCGTTTTTCCTCGAGTTTGACCTCACTCTTAACACTTTGTTATCAGCGTGCCTCCAGTGTGACTGCGCCCCACCCCAGCCCATGCCTGACATGACCAGCACCCCCATCAACAACACAGCAACCACACTCACAGGTGTTTTACTAATAAACAACAGTACATTTATTCAGCAAGAATTAAAAATACATTAACCCCAATTtgttaaacacacacaacaacgaGCATTTCTGTACAATGAATAAGATTCAGTATTGAGTGTATGTTCATTTCCTGTTGTGCTGCCCCCCTCAGGTCAGTGTGAGAGCCGTTGTGAGTCCACAGACTGCCTGCTTGTCCAAGTGGAGGAGCTCCAGCAGGTAGAAGAAAGACAAGTGGCCCGTCATGTGCTCCTCTGTCTGCTTCTGACTGTTGGCTTGTTGGCTGTGAGTAAACCACCACCTTTCACTTCTACAGTGACATGAAGCCAGCCTTACTGCCTGCATCATTATATTTAGTGCATCACAAACCAAATCAGACACAAATGGCTGAGCCATGTCATTTCCAACTCATTCAGTTTTGGTTGTAGCCTTCTCCAAGGAAACCCATTAGATTATTATGTTAGGATTGGTATGTATTGCTCTAAATATTTGATAAGAAAAATATTAAATAAGACTAGTACATCTAGAATTTAGCTTTTTTTGTCCCTGTTTTAGGCCTTATTTATATTTCATTTtaaagaacattttaaagtatgtTAAGACTCGACATGAAAGCTGACTGGTTCTAATAAGACTAGTAGATACCAATCAAACTTGTGATATGTGGTTTCTTTGTGTATCtcaacaaatatttttaaaaccTGTAAATTCACTATTTAAAGGTATAGTACAAATGATATGTAGTGGGGTTGGAAAACATTCTCCTCCATAGTCACTGCTTTACATTGCCCTTTCCAACTAGACTACATTGACAAAATTAGTAATTTTATCTTATCACAAGAGTTGCTGGTTTATGGCTGCCTACATTAGTGAATTTGTTTGTGTTCATGTGTAACTTTGGTCAAAGCATCAAAGTCACGCGAACAATCTAACCAGTGCAGGAAGCAGCTGACTGGAGGTTGAGGTAAAATTACAGTTCTTTCTCAACAGTCAATAGAGTCATGAGGCTTTAAAGAGAGCATGGATAATGCCTCAGTTCAACGTTGTAAAGGGCAATCCGGCAGCCatgtaaatgaaacaaatactcTAAATATAAAGCTGATCttgaatatacaaaaatatattttgtactTTACTTTGCTACTGTGCCAGTACTGCTTTCTGCTCATacaacacacatacaagtactACATACAGCCCTTATTCAAATAATCCAAACTATTCCCTTAATGGGAGTCAAGTCAGTCTTATTTTCTGTCACTTATTTAGTTGTCCTAATGCAGTAATTTCACTCAACTGGTTCCACAAgcgcttcgagatttgtcttggcagatgagaagcgctatatacatttaatttattaATGTATTATTACATGTTGTATTCTGTCGGCATGTTTGCTGGTGTACACCTCAACCAAAAAGCTCCTCTCACTTCCTGTCATAACAGAACCTGTCCAGCTGCTTGTGGTTGCTCTTGAATCCGGTTCCTGGTAGACTCTACTTGGAGCTGCTGTTCTTCTGTGCTGTGGCCAACTATGGACAGGTTGGTTTCCAGATACACTAATACCAAGATTGTGAGCTTTTTATTGTCACAAAGCACCAGTGTCATGACCTGTTCTCTGTCCCTAGGGTTTGCTCTCTTTTGCTCTCTTTGGGATGGACAAGCATTTGATAATACTGCCATTTAAAAAGAGGTAAAGATAATCTGTTATTAAGCTTTGACACACTCTCTAGTGTTTTACACACAAGCCACACTGTATTAACCGTGTATACATACTATGTGTTAACTACACTATACTCTATGCTTGTTTTTGTGAATATTTTTTTAGGTTACATCGTCTGTTTTATGGAAAGAAGCAAGAAGAGCAACCACAGACTAATTTACCAGAGGAAATCAGGATGACCTGCTCCCAGTTCACCCAATACCACAAGGACCAGTGTTGTCATGACATCGTCAAAAAGAGAAGGTGAGagcacatcatcatcatcatcatcatcatactcACCGCTAATCTAGTCAGAGGTTGACGACAACTGTCTTGAATAAACATGGTGTGCGGAGAAACAATCCTGGTAGTCCAACACATAtgacaattatttaaaaaagactttcaacagttattgcttttagtgctgtctgtttgcttctTCTATCTATAATTCAACCTTTTGGGTGGGTGTTTCTTCAAACTCTAAGGTGTGGGAATCGGACTATGGTGGAGAGTTTCCTTGGCTGTGACCTGGTGGAGTGGCTGCAGCAGGTGGGCTTGGCTCAGGATCAGGGGGAGGCGGAGCTCTACGGGAAGCGCTTACAGGAGGGCGGGGTGCTCCAGCACATCGGGCAGGAACACGGCTTCCAAGACAGTCACCTTTATTACCGCTTCATGACATAAGAAACAAGGTCAACCTTTCCGTTCTGTTTTTATTAAAGGAAAATTGCATTTTCATTGAGGAAGAAAATGTCTTCTTCAGCCCTTCCCAATGCTGTTTTGTTCAGCACAACATCCCTGTCGGGTGTTGGCACAGACCACGCCTGAACGTGATGATGGGTGTGTTCAGAAGGGCAACAGACTTGAAACTTTAAAACTAAGTAAGGCCAGGTCATCGTACTGTGCAGAGTTGGTCTTAAAGGTCCTAACCATAAATGTCTTATTTATGTAGTTAAATATTTAACATTTCAATCACCAGTATACATTTAGAGATATTGAGAGGCAGCAACATTGCTTCAACGGTCAGTCAGGACAGACTCTGCATCATTTTAACTGCAATGAAACTGGTGATTAAAATGATTACATTGAAAATGATTAAAGGCCATAACTTCATATACAAAATCATAAGCATGTCATGCCAGTTAAAACAAGTATTACCAATTTTAAAGGATAAAACTAGACGTTGCTGCTTTTTATAGAATTTGTTATCATttaaaatgcaatgcaaatacttGGACTTTCCGTTGGATTGTTTTTATGTCCTTTTTGGGATTGACAATGCAGGCAAGCAAGAAATCCCATTATTCTGCTaaatgtattattgtcttcactAGGGCACTTCAGAGAACGCCACTTgccaaaagaaaaaagggaaGATGGTTAAAGCTGTCTCCTTTTTTTTAATAGTATGTTTTTTAATGTATGGCTAAGTGAGTTTTACCAGATAATTACCTGGTTATGAAGCTTGAGAGTATTGTATCTTTGATAACCTGTAGTTTAATAGGACTTGCTGCTGTAAAACAGTTTAGCAGAGCTGGTATCCTAGCATTTCAACAAACAACCTGCCCGTTCCTGCATGTTCCAAGTTTGAATGACAATGTTGAAATTAAGAATTGTTTTTCTGAAAATGACAAAATAAGCAACCTTCCTCTTTACATTAAAAAAGTTATGATTTTA is a genomic window of Pseudochaenichthys georgianus chromosome 21, fPseGeo1.2, whole genome shotgun sequence containing:
- the gpr155a gene encoding lysosomal cholesterol signaling protein codes for the protein MTSDSGRMINMMEAPGRNTNFSYEQEVPSPSMSIDKLLPALLQCFGIILCGYIAGRANIITSTQAKGLGNFVSKFALPALLFKNMVLLDFGNVIWPFLWSILIAKVSVFFLVCVLTLIVASPESRYSKAGLFSIFATQSNDFALGYPIVEALYKSTYPEYLQYIYLVAPVSLILLNPIGFAFCEIQKWKNEGNHQQRKILIVGLVVLQVLKNPIVFMVVIGIIGHFALHQTIPPFMASFLDGLANSFGGAALFYLGLSMVGQLGKLTRSSVVTLILLTTAKLLLMPLICKDMVDLLDNTNTSSLNHSSLSNYAFLYGVFPTAPSVAIYAVYYNAELEVVTSGMVISTFLSAPIMYVSAWLLTMRGMDPQLLMNSLLSVSFNISIVTLVALVWTIAVIFLSKKFKRLPHMFTINLFFAQLLTCVGMILWNFMVKEDNFTGQVLTFTLICTSLYSSFVWPGLIALSLVLMKRHEDVKVLPGTFLIAGWGIPASITAVLLISGTKVPDTIDSAFFYGKPQIICTTVVLALSILLGGSSLICLSRGSWAHTEESSAEDLVTEDDPENQSLFEPTAPSGDPNGACLQCDCAPPQPMPDMTSTPINNTATTLTGQCESRCESTDCLLVQVEELQQVEERQVARHVLLCLLLTVGLLANLSSCLWLLLNPVPGRLYLELLFFCAVANYGQGLLSFALFGMDKHLIILPFKKRLHRLFYGKKQEEQPQTNLPEEIRMTCSQFTQYHKDQCCHDIVKKRRCGNRTMVESFLGCDLVEWLQQVGLAQDQGEAELYGKRLQEGGVLQHIGQEHGFQDSHLYYRFMT